GCAAACTGAAGGTCGAAATCGTAGATGTTGTCGTCAATATAAATCATGAGTTCTCTAATTGTGTCTTGGGCCAGTTTACAAGGAACACTTTCTCTGTGGCACGTGTCAGCGCTGTGTATAGCCAATGGATATAGTCAGGCGTGAGCATGTCATCAGTCATATAGCCCTGATCAATATATACGTGTGCCCACTGTCCGCCCTGTGCCTTGTGACAAGTGACGGCATAGCTGAACTTTATCTGAAGGGCGTTATAGTAGGCATCGCTCTTAAGCTTCTTTACCCTGTCGGGCTTAAGCGGTATGTCGGCATAGTCTTCCATGACGTTGTTGAAGAGCTGTTCCTGTTGTTCGCGAGTCAACGATGGCGCTTCGGTGCTTAGTGTGTCGATAATTGTAGTGGCAGTGAGCTCGTAGTCATCGTAGTCGGGCATGACAAGGGTTATGTCGGCAAAACGGAAGCCATAGAGCTCACGGGTGTTCCTTACCCGCTGTATTACGCCTCGGTCGCCGTTGGCAAGGAATGACAGGTTACGTTGTGTCTTCTCCTCACCTTCTGCTTCAGGTATCCAGAAATAGTTGTTCTTTACAATCATTATCTGGTCACCGCGACATAGCTCGTCTTCACGATCAAGGACCGTGCGGCGTATGCCCTCGTTGTAGATGTTTGCCCGTTTGTTGCTGCGTGTGACGACTATGGTCTCGTCAATGCCCACATGGCTGTAGCTCGTAGCGAGCGACTCGATGAGCTCATCACCAGGAACAACACAGATGTCTGCAAAGCCGTTAAGCCTCATGCGGGGCAACTGTGTCAGCTCATCGTGGGTGATGAGTGAGCGAATCATAGTGGCATTCCAGAGTATGCCCGACGACTGGCTCTGGCGCAGCACCTCGCTGAGGTCACACTCATAGACCTTTAACCCATAGCCGCTAAGAACATCGCCGATAAGTGCTGGGGCCTCGTCTTCGCCTACAGGAGGCAGCTGGGCGGTGTCGCCAATGAGTATCATACGGCAGTTGTTGCCGCTATAAACGAACTTAATGAGGTCATCGAGCAGAGAACCGGAGCCGAAGGTGTCATCCATGGAATAGCTGGAAATCATAGATGACTCATCGACCATAAACAGCGTGTCTCTCGAATTGTTCATGTTCAGATTGAATGCCGACAGGTCACCGGCGGTCTTCTGACGGTATATGCGACGATGAATGGTATATGCAGCATGCTGTGAATAGAGCGAGAATACCTTTGCAGCACGTCCCGTGGGCGCCATGAGAGTGAGCTTCTGCTTCAGTGTAGTCATGGTCTTCACAATGGCAGCAGCAAGCGTAGTCTTACCTGTGCCGGCAGAACCACGGAGCACCATGACAGACTGAGGAAAACGGTCGGTGAGGAACATGGCAAAGGTCTCTATTGCATGTTCCTGATCGGCTGTTGGCACATGGGCAAACGCCTCCCTGATGCTGT
This region of Prevotella sp. E13-27 genomic DNA includes:
- a CDS encoding ATP-dependent RecD-like DNA helicase, which encodes MLHDELKHSIREAFAHVPTADQEHAIETFAMFLTDRFPQSVMVLRGSAGTGKTTLAAAIVKTMTTLKQKLTLMAPTGRAAKVFSLYSQHAAYTIHRRIYRQKTAGDLSAFNLNMNNSRDTLFMVDESSMISSYSMDDTFGSGSLLDDLIKFVYSGNNCRMILIGDTAQLPPVGEDEAPALIGDVLSGYGLKVYECDLSEVLRQSQSSGILWNATMIRSLITHDELTQLPRMRLNGFADICVVPGDELIESLATSYSHVGIDETIVVTRSNKRANIYNEGIRRTVLDREDELCRGDQIMIVKNNYFWIPEAEGEEKTQRNLSFLANGDRGVIQRVRNTRELYGFRFADITLVMPDYDDYELTATTIIDTLSTEAPSLTREQQEQLFNNVMEDYADIPLKPDRVKKLKSDAYYNALQIKFSYAVTCHKAQGGQWAHVYIDQGYMTDDMLTPDYIHWLYTALTRATEKVFLVNWPKTQLENS